The genomic window TGCAGCAGCTTGAACAGGACAGTCCCACCCCGGAACCGGCATGACCGGCGCACATATTTCTTTTTGCAATGCAGCACCCGTGGGCTGAATAGGGCGTTTGTGGTACGTTAAGTCCTCATTTTCACGTCGCCTGCACTCGGACAGACCCATGCTGGACTGGATACTGACAACCAATGGTTTCATTCTGGAAGCCCTGCTGCTGGTTGCAGTACTGATTTATGTCGGCACACGCATCTGATCCGCAACGCTGAAATTCAATCTAATGATAATTGCGAAAAGTCGCCATGAAACACACCAAACCACGCCTGCAGCAGCGCACAGCAACATTGATACTGCTGATTCTGCCCTCCTTGTGCACCATGGCCGCAACGCAGCCTGATGAACCGGGTCAGGCCATGTTCAGCGAATCCGACTTCTATGCGGTGATTCCGGAGGTAATTTCGGCCACCCGTATCACCCAAAAGCTGACCGAGGCTCCGGCCTCCATCAGCCTGATCGACCGGGACATGATTCACGCCTCAGGGGCACTTAACATTACCGACCTGCTGCGTCTGGTGCCCGGTTTTCAGGCATTTCATGTCAACGCCAACAAATTTGGTGCCACTTACCACGGTGTGAGTGATGATTTTCCCCGTCGCCTCGAGGTACTGGTGGATGGCCGCTCGATCTATCTGCCGCTGCTGTCCACCGTCGACTGGAATTCCCTGGGACTCAGCCTCGATGACATAGAACGCATCGAGGTGGTACGTGGTTCCAACGTGCCAACCTACGGTTCCAACGCCTTTCTGGGTGCCATCAACATCGTCACCCGCTCGCCCTACAGCGAAACCGGCGCATCACTCAAGGTCCTGGGCGGCTCGCAGGATACCCGACGTGTGGAAGGCCGTTTCAGTGTACCTGTGGGCAACGCCCAGCTCCGGGTTACTGCAGGTCATGACCAGAATGATGGCAGCGACCGCTTTCAGGACGGCGCGCGCAGCGAGTACCTCAACCTGAGTGGCACCCTGGCACCGACGCTGGCCGATACCGTACTGATGCAGGCGGGTTTCAGCAGCGGTTATTCTGATCGCGGCGATATGGACCGCACCTTCAAGCCGGTCATTCCCCGTGATGCCCAGGCCAACTATCAGTACCTGCGCTGGAACCATGTCACCGACAGCGCCAGCGAAACCCAGGTATCCGCCTACCACAACTACCTGAACCTCTCCGTTGCGGCCCCCACCGTTGCCGACCTGGTGAAATATGAGGGCCTGCCTGCCGGCTTTGCGGCAGCGCTGCTGGCACAGAATCCGGATTTCCGGCTGGACAGCGAGCACGGCAAAACCGAACTCTACGATATCGAAGTGCAGCATACACAGCAGTGGATACCCGAGCAGACCACCTTTCTGTGGGGGCTGGGGTATCGGCAGGAAACCGCCCAGAGTGGTGCGCTGCTGCAGGAACGGGGGCGCATCAATGAGGACCGCTGGCGCCTGTTCGGCAACCTGGAACTGGTTCCGGCCGACGCCATTACCCTCAACTTCGGCGCCATGCTCGAAAGCAGCAGTACCAACGCCGACGGTGCGCAGATATCCCCCGAGTTGCATTGAACTACAGGCCCGATGAGCAGTCGGTTATTCGCACCTCTTACAGCCAGGCCTATCGCATGCCCTCGCTGCTGGACAAAAACTCCCAGTCGATCATTTATGACCCGGCCGGCGACGTGCTGGATACCATCGTCATACCGAATCCCAATATTGATCCCGAACGTATAAAAACGGCTGAAATCGGTTATTACCGGGCTTTCCAGAGCATTTCCGGACATTTCGACTTGCGAATTTTTGTCGAAGATATCGATAATGCGATCAGCAGCTACCGAGTCCCGGATACGGATCTTGACAGCCGCCTGCGCTATAGCGCCAACGCTACCTCATGGCGCAACAACGGTGCCGAGTTTCAGCTGCGTCTGCAGCCACTGGAGCGCCTGTGGGTGCTGCTCAATTACAGCTATATCAACACCACCGACTTTTTGCGCGATGAGGGTCCAGCCGGACATGGGCTGGTGCGGGAGCGGAAGCCTCGGTCACCGGAGCATACGGCCTCCCTGCTGCTGAACTACAATTTCGCGCCACGCTGGGATTTCAGCCTGGCACAATACTATATGGATGATGTGCAGTGGGGTGAGGGCGGTTACCGGGACAGCTACAACCGCACCGATGCTCGCCTGGCAAAGGAATGGAACCTGCCCGCCGGCCAGCGCCTCTCAGGTGCGCTGATTTTTCAGAATCTGCTGGGCAACAAGTACGCCGAGTTTTACCCTTATAATGAATTCGACCAACGGACCTATCTGCAACTGCAACTCGAATTCTGATTACCGAGCGACGCGAACGGACACGCTGAATGCAGGCATCGGATACACCTAAAAACAGACAATACTCCACTATTCGGCGGCCAGGACTTCTGTTGCTGATGTTTATTTTGTGGCTTACCGGCACCAGCGCCGTCGCTGAGCCACTGGCATTAATGAGCGAGGACAGTGCGCTCTATCGGCTGGTAGCCGAAGAAATCAGGCTCAGCGCCCAGAAACCGCTGGCGCTATACAGTACTGACAGCATGCCGTCCCAGGAGCGGCTCGACCAGGCGATCAACATTGCCATAGGTGCCCGTGCCTGCGAACAGCTGCTGCAGCATAACGGCCACGCCGATCTGATCTGCACCTTTATTCCGCGCACGACCTTTGAATCCCTGTCGACCCTGTACGACAACGGACAGCGTCGCCTCAGCGCGGTCTATCTGGATCAGCCGCTGCAACGCCAGTTGCGCCTTGCCCACCTGCTGGTGCCGGATGCAAAAAGTATCGGCACCATGTTCGGCCCGTTTTCCACGGCATCGCAGCAACTGTTCGACGACGCTTCCCGCAGGGAACAGCTGACACCCCTCTCCATCACCCTGGACGAAACGGATAACCCGATCGAGCGACTGACGCCACTGATTCAGCAAAGTGACGTCTTTCTCGCCCTGCCGGACCGGGCTCTGTTTAACCGCGCGACCGCCAAATGGCTGCTGTACATTACGCTGCAGCAGAAAGTACCGGTGATTGGCTTTTCCAAAACCTATGTCGAAGCCGGGGCCCTGGCCGCGGTATACTCAACACCCGCGCAGATCGGCCGGCAGACCGGCGAGCTGTTGCGCGAACTCGACCTGTCCCGGCCCCTGCCGCCACCGGTCTACCCGAAATACTACAATGTCAGCAGCAACCCTATAGTGGCCCGTACCCTGGAACTGCCTGAACCTGACGACCTGGCGCTGCACCGCCAGCTGGAGGACGGCACAGAATGAAACGCCGCCTTAGAACCCTGGGAATCCGCCAGCGCGTGCTGATGATCTCGCTGTTGCCGATGGTCCTCTTTGCTCTGGTGCTGGGCGGCTACTTCATCAGCACCCGGATCGATGACACCCAGTTCTCACTGCTGGAGCGCGGTCAGTCCATCAGCCGTCTGCTGGCATCCGCGTCCGAGTTTGGCCTGCTGCTCGGCAACCACGAGCTGCTGCGCAATCTTGGCAAGGGCGTCAGTCAGGAGCCCGATGTCGCCGACGTTGCCTTTCTGGATAACCGTTTTGAACTCATTACCCGCTCCCGCGCTTTCGATCTGCACCTGAAACCCCAGGGCCCCTTTGTCTATCAGGACAACAATCACTGGTACTTCGCAGAACCTGTACAGGTGACCGGCATATCCTTCCAGGATTTTCCCGAATATCCCGACGCCAAGGCCCGGCTGGACACCATTGGCTGGGTCATCGTCGTTCTGTCCAGCGACCAGACCCGCACCCGCCAGCGCAGTATCCTGATTACCGGTCTGCTGCTGATGATCGGCACCTTTGGCATCACCGCCATCATAGCGCTGCGCTTTGGCAACCGTATCACACAGCCCATACAGGGCCTCAGCCATGTGGTCGAGCGCCTGCAGGACGGCCAGCTCGATACCCGCGCCGAAGTCTCCCTGACCGGCGAACTGCGCACCCTGGCCCGTGGCATCAACCGCATGGCGGCCCGTATCCAGGAATCCAGTTCCATGATGGAATCCAAGGTGGACACCACCACCAAACGGCTGCGCGCCACCCTGAACCACCTGGAAACCAAGAACCACGAGCTAGAACTGGCACGCTTCAAGGCCGACACCGCCAACCGTGCCAAGGACGAATTTCTGGCCCGCATGAGCCATGAGCTGCGCACCCCCATGACCTCGGTGCTGGGTTTCGCCCGCCTGCTCGATGAAACCGACGCCAACGATGAGCAGCGCGAGTACACCCGCATCATCAACCAGACATCCACGGTTCTGCTCAGCATCATCGACGACATTCTCGATCTCTCCAAGCTCGAGTCCAATGCCATCAGGCTGGAACAGATCCCACTGGACCTCGAAGACCTGCTGCTCGACGTACTGGAAATGCAGGCTCCGCTGGCCCACAGCAAGGGACTGGAACTCATTCTGCACTACGCTCAGGGAATACCCGACATACTGCAGGGTGATCCCACCCGCCTGCGCCAGATCCTTACCAACCTGGTCGCCAACGCCATCAAATTCACTGAAAAAGGTGAAGTACAGCTGTTCGTGGAAGCCGAAAACCTCGACAAATATCAGTGCATGCTGCGAATAAGGGTGGAGGATTCCGGCATTGGCATTGCGGAAAACCAGAAAGGCAAACTGTTCAAGGCCTTCACCCAGGCCGATACCTCCATCACCCGCCGCTTCGGCGGCTCTGGGCTGGGCCTGGTGATTACCCAGAAACTCACCCGCCTGATGGAGGGCACGATCAAGCTCAGCAGCGAGCTGAACAAGGGCACGCAGATCAGCCTGGCGATTCCCTTTGCCTACAGCGAACCGGACGCCAGACCCCTGCCTGGAGCCCGGCTAGAACACGGCCCAATACTGCTCTACGAGCCCCATCCGGCCATGCGCAAATCCCTGCAGGCGTTGTTGCAGCGCCAGCACCTGAGCGTCGACACGGCACTGAGCTTCGATGATTTTTGCCGCCGTGCAGGCCAGCATAACTGCCTGATCTGGGGCGACAGCCCTGGCATGAGCACCAAGGAATTCAACGCCCTGCTGCAACGGCTGCGCCAGAGCTACAATGCTCGCCTGGTTATTCTCTGTGCCAGCGGCTCCAGCCAGCCCCAGCTGGACACGCAGACACTGGTCGTGCACAAGCCGGTGCGGCCACGCAATCTGCTGCGGGCGCTGAACGCAACAGCACAAGGCCCGGTGATCGATAAAACTATAGGGGCAACCCAAGCCGCCGCCGAGACAGCCCCCTGTACCGGCCTTGACGTGCTGATTGCCGAAGACAACGACCTGAACCGCCTGCTGATCATGAAGATTCTCAGCCGCGCCGGCATCCGCTCAAGGCAGGCCACCAGCGGGCTGGAAGTACTGGATCAGGTCGCGCACAAGGTGCCGGACCTGATTCTGATGGATGTGCACATGCCCAGGATGGACGGTATAGAAGCCACACGACGCCTGCGCCGAACCTGCCCAGAGCTTCCCATCATCGCGTTGACAGCCAATGTAGTGCCGCGGGAGCACCAGGCCTTGCAGAACGCAGGCATCACCAAAATCATGTTCAAGCCCATCAATGAACCTGAACTGCTCGCAGCGGTAAAGCGCCACTGCAGCCCCGCGCCTACGCGCCCTGCGCCCCAGGCTGCGGCGGACAAAGATGCCTCTGCGCTGCTGAGCTACGCGCAAATACAACAGGAAATTCAGCGCCAGCTGGAGGCTTGCCAGCAGGGAGTGCTGAGCCGCGACGCCGCCAAAATGCGTCACCATGCACACCAGCTGCTGGGCATCAGCGGACTTTACGACTGGCCGGAGTTCGAGGCCCTTACCGCCGACTTCCACCAGTGTGTTGATGCCGGCCGCGGACAGCGTGAACTCTGGCAGTCCCTCTGGCGCCTGCAAAGACTCAGCAAGCAGCCCCTGCCAACGGCAGACACAGATCCGATCTAGACAACCTGTCCGACAATACTCAAGCTGCTGCGAACCATCTGGCCCGCTAACATGAGAGGGGCTGGTTTTCGTGCTGATGCATGGGTTCTAATGCGGGAGCGGCAAGGCCGTCAGAATTCGCGGTAAACCGGATCCTTGGCAATCAGGTCTGTCAGGTCGTCGACAATGCTGCGCAAGCGTTCTCTGCCGGCGCGGTCAAACAGATAACCATCAATGCCCTCGCCGGCCGCAGGCTCGTTATCGTCGCCTTCCTGCAGTACCAGGCAGCGCAGACGTATGGCCTCGAGTTCCGGGTCATGTCGCATCGGCATACCGACATACAGGTCCCAGCGCTGCCACGTCGTCGTACCCTCCAGTACGCCCTGCAACAACGCCAGTATCTCGGCTCTGGACGGACGATAGGTCGGCGCCCTGCCGAAATAGAGCGCCGCCGCCATCAAACACAGAAGTAGCAGAGTAATGGCAAACGCCGCCAGGAAGGCCAAGGGTCAGTGCATCCGATCGAGCGGATACACATGCAGCTTGGCAGCCGCCTGCAGCAGCGCTTCCCGGTGCTGCTGTTCCAGCACATCCATTTCCTGACGGAAACGCCGTTGCTGCGCACGCTCCAGCGACTTCCACCCCTTCAGGTAGGGAATATGCCGGGTGGCCTCGTAATGCGCCGATATAATTTCAAAGTCGGGATTCTGATGCAGTTCCGGCATCAGGTTATCGAGCAGTACCTTCAGGCGGATGGAGCCTTCGGTCAGAGTCATCTTTTCGTCTTCCGACATGGCACGGGCGATCACCCGGATACTGTCGATCAGATACTGGCGCTGTTCCCGGGCCTTGCTTTCTGCCTCACGCTGCAGCGCTTCCCGCTGTTGCCTTTGCTGTCTCAGGGCACGCAGGTGAACGACGATATACCAGGACGAAGCCACTATGATCACCAGGCCCAAAGCCGTTGCCCAAAACATCAAACTGTCACTCATCCGCCACCCTGTCATTCAGCCTGTTTAGTCAGGTGAACCATTATGCATAATCGCCACCTGAAACCCAGAGCCCCGGCAACCCGGCTGCCAAAATCCGCGCACAAAAAAGCCCGTTACTGGCCAGTAACGGGCTTTAATAAATTGGAAACTCTAATTGATTCGCCTCGCGGCGTGACGCCTGGTTCAAGCAGTGATCAGCCGGCGATACCAACGAAGTCGTACTGGGGAGCTGCGGCTTCAGTCGGCTTCTTGCCCATCTGCTGCATGCGGGCATTGCGCTGTTCAAGCGCCTGGGCCAGAACCTGAACTCCGGTTTTGCTCGGAGTCTGCTGGGATCTTTCCAGACGTACGTTCAGATTTGCACTCATGCTCGGGCCTCCTGCGGCTTTGGCTATCTCACTGGCAGCGCCCCCGGGGGGGCCTATGGAGCCAGTTATCAAATTCGACTGGGGCCAGTATAGACAGAACCGCATAGCATGTAATGGAATATCATATTCTATATTTAGACCATAAACGCATATAAACAGCATCTGAGTCCAACCGTCAAAATCCGCCTCCCGCCTGGCTCCAACTATTCCAGGATGCTGGCGCTACGCCTGTGCAATGCCACGCCCTATAGTGAACAGGCATTGTGAAATAAACAGACAACCCTAGCCCGGCGCTATCGCCACCATTATCAAGTACAGAGAGCCTAGCCATGAACGCCCTGTCCCCTGCGCCTCAGGCACCCCACACCGCATTACTGCACTACTGGCAGCAACCCCACCCCGACTTCACCTCGGGCAAGGACGCTCGCAGCAGCGAAAATGCGTTGCTGGTACTGATGTATGGCGGCCTGGAAAAGGCGGCGCGTTATGGCTGGCTCAATGCGGGCCGTACCCTTGTCGACAAGACCTATCTGCGCATTCTGTGGATGACCCAGCAGCTCGCGCCCACAGGTATCAGCTTCGATGAACTGGCCTCGCGTCTCGATGGTTTTATCCGCCGAGAGCTGCAACCACGCTGGGACAACCTGGACGGCCTTGAACACGACGCCCGCCATGAGCTGGCACAGGCTCTGGTGGAACAGCTTCAGGCACAGGTATTCCAGAGTACTGACCAACTGGAGTCCGCTACCACTGTGCTGTTTTTCCTGTGCCCGCAGCTACCCGTTTTTATCTATACAAAGGCACCGGGAGCACAGACTGAGCCTGCTACCGACTACCCAGGCTGGCACCAGAGTTGCCGTCAGCGCCTGATTCCTCTGCTGCCACGAGCCTGCAGCAGCACACCGTCGGCCCATTACGGTACGGCGCAGGAGCAGCAGCTGATCACCCGCCTGCTGTCTCAGACCGACTGGTGGCCACGGCGGCTATTGTCCCAGCAACGCTAAACCGTCGCGCGCCCCTATCCGACAGCAAGCGATCAACTCCGGCGAAAGCCAGCCCTTTGTCAGCACCTGCGGGTGCTGTTTTTTTACCTATCGCAACCAGAGAACACAAAAAAGCCCGGGTTCCGCATATTAGGAGCCCGGGCTTTTCCGATCAACTAACCGTTACCAGTGACTAATCACTAACCACCAATTACGAATCACGAATCACTGCATTAACACTCGGTCAGACGACGAATACTCTGCAGGTTTTCCATGGTGCTCAGGCACGCCTGGGCCACTTCTGTACCCTTGTCGGTGAAATGGCGGTAGAAGAAATCGTGGTGCGTGCTGTGCTCATGGAAATGATGCGGTGTCAGTACCACCGACATCACCGGCACTTCGGTCTCCAGCTGCACCTGCATCAGGCCTTCGATTACGGCCTGGGCCACAAATTCATGCCGGTAAATGCCGCCATCGACGACAAAACCCGCCGCAACAATGGCGCCGTAGCGGCCACATTTGGCGAGCAGTTTGGCCTGCAGTGGAATTTCATAGGCCCCGGACACGGTGAAGATATCCACCTGTTCGGCCACCAGCCCCTGGCGGGTACATTCGATAAGAAAGGCATCGCGTGCCTGGCCGACGATATCGCTGTGCCACTGCGCCTGAATAAAGGCAACGCGCTGGGCGCGGGTCTCATTGCTGAGTTTTGGGGGGTACGTCTGATTCATGGTTATCCTCGTTGATAGTCACCAGAATCAGGGCATGCGGAACCTCGGCGTACTCGAAAGTGCACTACCCGACAGCGCCTTGCGGCACCCAGATAGCCATTCGAACACGACTTTGCGCCGGGCGACCGCCTGGCGCTGGAACCGTTCTCTTTCATCCGGACTATGACCGTCGGCTTCGGAGTTGCACCGAATCTGCTGACCCCGGCTGCGCTGTATCCCAACGGATGCAGACAGTACCGGGCGCTCGCGGGCTTGGCGACGCTGCGCCTTTACCGCCGGTGGGGACTTTCACCCCGCCCTGAGAACAATAAAATGCTGCGAATCACTCGCAGCAGCGCTATCTTAAGCGCACTGCGCCCGATTGCCAAGCCCGCAAGCTGGCAGCCTGAACGCGAATCAAACCTTAGCCAAATTCGCGGGCCAGACGTTCGCGCTCTTCCGGCGTGTACTGCACCCGCCCAATCGGAACCATGTCGTTGGTCGCCGCGCGGATGCGGTCGGCATCTTCGGCGCTAAAGCCGCCACAGAGCTCGATCAGCTGCACATGCTTGGTCAGCAGCTCCTGCGCCACCAGAATGGCTTCATCGACCGTTTGCACGCCGGACACCGCCATATCAAACAGCTCGGTCTGAATACGGCCATGATGCTTGATGATTTCCAGATCCGGACCCTTAACGATAAAACCATATCGCGCCAATGCCATCTGCGCTGCTCCTGTCTGAATGAACGGGGGATGATGTATGCATTAAAGCCCGCGCAGCCCCAAGAGATTAGAGCCAGAGACTTAAAAAAGGTGGGACCACCGGCTGGCCACTGCGCGCCAGCAACAAAAAAGGCCCCGGGAACAACCGGAGCCTTTGTAATACCGCACCCTTAACTCAATCCGTTTTCTGCGCCAGGTAGTGACTGTAAATGGAGGCCAGGGCACAGGATGCCAGACGCGCCTCGGGCGGATCGGCGCGGGAGGTGAGAATGATCGGCACCCGGGCACCCAGCACCAGGCCTGCGGCCGTGGCACTCATGAAGTACACCATCTGCTTGAACATGCAGTTGCCGGTTTCGATATTAGGTACCAGCAGCAGATCAACATCGCCGGCCACCTGGCTGGTCATGCCCTTGAGATCGGCCGCATCACGCGAGATGGCATTATCAAACGCCATGGGACCTTCAATAATGGCGTCCTGCATGCCGCCCAGGGACGCCAGCTTGACCAGCTCGCCGGCATCCACGCTGGAGGGCATGGCGCGGTTTACTTCCTCGGTGCCGGACAGCAACGCGACCTTGGGTTGCGTCTTGCCAAGCGCATGCAGCAGGTCGATGGCGTTACGCAGGATGTGGGCCTTGTCGACCACAGTGGGCTGCACATTGATCACCGCATCGGTGATGCACAGCGGACGCGCATGGCCCGGCACCGTCATGTGAAACACATGACTCAGGCGCCTTGTCGTACGCAGGCCCGCATCACGGCTCAGCACGGCCTTGAGCAGGGTATCGGTGTGCAGATGCCCCTTCATCAGCGAGTGCGCTTCACCGGCTGCCACTATGCCAACGGCTATACGGGCCGCATCGGCTTCAGTCGCCGCATCTTCGAGCCGGATAGACGTCAGATCCCAGTCCAGCTCCCTGGCCAGCGCCTGAATAACATCGACCTTGCCCACCAGCACAGGCTCGATAAGACCGGCGTCTGTGGCCATTTTCGCGCTCTCAAGCGAGACACGGTTTACCGGGTTCACCACGGCAGTCACCACCCGGGGCAGGGCCCTGGCTTTCTCAAGCAGGTAGGAGGGACACTCCACCGGAGTTTTGCTCAACATGGCAGCTTACCTAGATCCGTTGCACAGTTTGATATCGGGGTGCCGGCCAAGGCCGACGGGGTTTGCACAGACGCTCGGGGCCCTTTGGGCCAGCCTCCGTCATGCTCTGCATGGTCACGCACTGCAATCTGGGCTGCATAAGACAGCACCCGGACGCAGGGGCCAGAAACAGAGAACGGTTAAACGCTTGTGCAAACGATCAGGAAAACCGGCTGGTCTTCCCGCAAAAACAGACCGAAGGCCCGCGGCCTTCGGGGGGCCCGGCCAGCGCTGCCACTGGGGCCGCACTGGTCGGGTAATTACGCTTTGGGCCTTGGGGCTTAAACGTAGTCTTTGTACTTGTCGAGGTAGCGCACCGGCTTGGACAGGGCGTCACGGCGGAACGGGTCACCCAGCTCGCGAGTACACATGATCTCGATAACGGTGGTCTTGCCTTCTTCCATCTGACGGGTGATAGCGGCCTGCAGAGTCGGTCCGATATCTTCCAGCTTATCGACGGTTACGCCTTCAGCACCCATGGAGCGTGCGATTTCAGCGAAGCTCGGGTTTTCCAGTTCACCGGCAACAAAGCGACGGTTGTAGAAATCCACCTGGTTTTTCTTCTCGGCGCCCCACTGACGGTTGTGGAAGACAATGGAGGTGACCGGGATGTTTTCACGTACGCAGGTCAGGATTTCCATCATGGACATGCCCCAGGCACCGTCACCGGCGTAGGAGATGGCCGGACGATTCGGCGCAGCAACCTTGGCACCAATGATGGTCGGCAGGGCGTAACCGCAGTTACCGAAGCTCATGGCCGCGAAGAAAGAACGCGGTTTTTCAAAGCGCAGGTAGCTGTTGGCAACGGAGTTGATGTTACCGATGTCGGTGGACACCATGACGTTTTCCGGCATGGCTTTTTCCAGCTCGCGCAGAACCTGACGCGGGTGCAGGAAGCTGCCTTCTTCGCCTGCCTGTTCGTTGATCATGTCCAGCGAGAACTCGTCCTTCTCGTGGATCCACTCGTTCAGCTCATTTTCCCAGTTGGCTTTTTCAGCAGCGATTTCTTCAGCACGCGCGTCCTTGGTGGCTACGCAGGCAACTGAAGTGTTTTCCAGACGCTGCAGCAGGTTGGTCGCAGCGGCCTTGGCATCACCGCAGATACCCACGGAAATTTTCTTCACCAGACCCAGCATCTTGGCATCGCAGTCGATCTGAATGACTTTGGCCTGTTTTGGCCAGTAGTCCAGACCGTGCTGCGGCAGAGTACCGAAAGGCCCAAGGCGGGTGCCCAGTGCGACAACAACGTCGGCGCGGGACAGCAGCTTCATCGCAGCCTTGGAGCCCTGGTAACCCAGAGGACCACACCACAGAGCGTGGGACGCCGGGAAGGAGTCGTTGTGCAGATAGCTGTTAACAACAGGTGCGCCGAGGAATTCAGCCAGTGCCTGACATTCGCCCAGGGCATCAGCCATAACAACACCGCCACCGGAGATGATGACAGGGTTCTTGGCCCCAGCCAGCAGTTCAGCCGCCTGAGCCAGGCTCTGCTCGCCACCCGCACCGCGTTCGATACGCATGGGCTGCGGGATTTCAACGTCGATATCGCCGTAGAAGAAGTCACGCGGGATGTTCAGCTGAGTCGGGCCGTTTTCGTGCATGGCACGGTCGAAGCAGCGCGCCGTCAGTTCAGCCATGCGCGCAGGGTTGGCAACGTGGCCCTGGTACTTGGTGATGGTTTCGAAGAACGGCAGCTGCTGCGCTTCCTGGAATCCGCCCAGGCCGTTGGACATGGAACCGGTTTCCGGCGTGATGCAGACCACCGGGCTGTGCGCCCAGTAAGCCGCCGCAATAGCGGTTACAAAGTTGGTGATACCAGGACCGTTCTGCGCGATGCAGACACCGTGGCGACCGCTGACACGGGCATAGCCGTCAGCCATGTGGCCGGCGCCCTGCTCATGCACGACAGGAATAAAACGAATGCCTGCCGGCGTAAAGATATCCATGGCGTCCATAAAGGCAGAACCCATGATACCGAACATATCGGTAACGCCATTGGCGACCAAAGTTTCGACCATCGCCTCACTTGGAGTCATACGAGCCATATCAGTTTTCCTTTGCTTTGCTGTTGCAGACGACGGAACCGCCGCCGGCCGTTGGGTACCAGTTTTTATTTACTTTGCCTTGTAAGGGACAAATTCTTTTCCCAGAGCCTGGGCAACTTCCTTGCAGGCCACTGCGCCCGCATGAATGTTGAGGCCATTGGCCAGATGCGCATCCCTTCGGATCGCCTCTTCCCATCCCAGGTCCGCCAGCGCAAGAATGTGCGGCAGCGTGGCGTTATTGAGGGCCAAAGTGGAGGTTCTCGCCACTGCCCCCGGCATATTGGCAACGCAGTAATGCACTACGTCATCAACGATATAGGTTGGATCTTCATGGGTGGTGGCGTGGGAGGTTTCAAAGCAACCGCCCTGATCAATCGCCACATCCACCACCGCAGAGCCTGGCTTCATGCGCTTGACCATCTCGGCGGTCACCAGCTTTGGCG from Marinobacterium aestuarii includes these protein-coding regions:
- a CDS encoding bifunctional enoyl-CoA hydratase/phosphate acetyltransferase — its product is MLSKTPVECPSYLLEKARALPRVVTAVVNPVNRVSLESAKMATDAGLIEPVLVGKVDVIQALARELDWDLTSIRLEDAATEADAARIAVGIVAAGEAHSLMKGHLHTDTLLKAVLSRDAGLRTTRRLSHVFHMTVPGHARPLCITDAVINVQPTVVDKAHILRNAIDLLHALGKTQPKVALLSGTEEVNRAMPSSVDAGELVKLASLGGMQDAIIEGPMAFDNAISRDAADLKGMTSQVAGDVDLLLVPNIETGNCMFKQMVYFMSATAAGLVLGARVPIILTSRADPPEARLASCALASIYSHYLAQKTD
- the xsc gene encoding sulfoacetaldehyde acetyltransferase, coding for MARMTPSEAMVETLVANGVTDMFGIMGSAFMDAMDIFTPAGIRFIPVVHEQGAGHMADGYARVSGRHGVCIAQNGPGITNFVTAIAAAYWAHSPVVCITPETGSMSNGLGGFQEAQQLPFFETITKYQGHVANPARMAELTARCFDRAMHENGPTQLNIPRDFFYGDIDVEIPQPMRIERGAGGEQSLAQAAELLAGAKNPVIISGGGVVMADALGECQALAEFLGAPVVNSYLHNDSFPASHALWCGPLGYQGSKAAMKLLSRADVVVALGTRLGPFGTLPQHGLDYWPKQAKVIQIDCDAKMLGLVKKISVGICGDAKAAATNLLQRLENTSVACVATKDARAEEIAAEKANWENELNEWIHEKDEFSLDMINEQAGEEGSFLHPRQVLRELEKAMPENVMVSTDIGNINSVANSYLRFEKPRSFFAAMSFGNCGYALPTIIGAKVAAPNRPAISYAGDGAWGMSMMEILTCVRENIPVTSIVFHNRQWGAEKKNQVDFYNRRFVAGELENPSFAEIARSMGAEGVTVDKLEDIGPTLQAAITRQMEEGKTTVIEIMCTRELGDPFRRDALSKPVRYLDKYKDYV